The DNA window TGCCCTTGAAGCGCTGTAGTGCCGTCGCGTAGCTCGCTGGCGTTTGCACCTCGTCCGTTATCCACGGCAGACCGACTTCATAGTGATCGCCGTGGAATTTCACTGTTGCTTCGAAGAGTCGTTTCGCCCGTTCCTCGGCTGGTCGTGGTTTCGTGGCCAGCGACACGCCCAGCGCGTCGATGGCGAAATGTCGCTGAACTAGCTTGTCGGTGGCGTCGTCGCGTACGTTATAAACGTAGAGCACATCCTCGGTCGGGCCGCCCGCTCGAATGGCCCGGGGCACTGAGCCGTAAATGACCCAGCCCAGTGCCGTCCGAACCGCTGCTGGTTGCCGTCGCTTGCCCGTCCGTGTCTCGTGGACGAGCATCAGGTGCCAATTGTCCGCGCCAATGAGGAGACGCGGAATGGCTTCGTCGTAGCAGGCATCGTTCAGCCCACTAAGGTGGCGGTACCGGGTAACCTCCTGACCCAGTCGCTGTGTGTGGATCCGGAGGTTGTCGACGGTGCGGGCGGCGATCTTGTAGGCCTCACCGTGGCCCTGCACCGTGATGTTGACACGTCGACTGTTCGGCAGCTCGGTGTTGCTGGCGATGCCTCTCATTTGCATTGGCACCGCCGGTCCCGAGGCTCCGATCGTGCGCGCCAGGTCTTCGTCGATGAGCGTCACCGTTGACCCGTCATCCAGCAGTGCGAAGGTGTCGACGGTGCCGCTGGGTCCGCTGACGCGGACTCGGCACATCTTCAGCAGGACCGGTGACTTGCCGTCTTCGTTGCTGACCGTAGTCACCGTCTGCTTTTCGGGGATTGGCGCCGGCCCAACAGTGGGCTCGGACGCCAATGTCGTTGGGGACTGCGGTGCCTGCCCACGGGGCGGCGTCCGCTCGCGTCTCGCTTCGGGGTGGCGCGGCACTTTTGCCGCGCTCGCGTGCAGCAATGGATGGTGCACATGCCGGCACCCGTTGACTTCACAGGTGCGGGCTCGGCAGGTTTCGCGGCGGTGCTGCTGGTCCATGCAGCGGAAGCACACGCGGTTGTCGCGTGCCCACTGCCAGCGATCGTTGACCTCCATGTTGGTGATGCGCTTGCATCTCGTGGTGGGATGACCGCCTCCACAGCAGAGGCAGCGGCGCGCGTCATCGCCCTCGGTGGCGTAGACGGGCGCTCGCGGCGCGGCCCGAGGGGTGGGGCCGCGCATCGGCGTCGGACGGGGTGCTGGCCTCGCAGCATCCCTTCGGAACGTCAGCGTagtggcggcggcggctgccgtCGCTTCCACCGTTGTATAGGAGAAACGCAGGGCGCGGTCGGCCTCGCGCATGAGGAACCGCGACAACAGAATGATTTGTGGCTCCATGGTCATCTGCTCCGATGCGAAGTCCCCGAAGCGTGACCGTAGATGTGGGCTGAGCTTCTCCATCACGTCGCGTACCAGCAAGGGGCTGGCGAGGTAGCCGTGCTGGTCGATTGATGACAGCACGCTGACGATGTTTTGCAATTTGACTGCAAACGCGTTGATTTCGGTGGCAGTTGACCCCAGGCGCGGCAGCTTCTTGAGGTCGTCGAGTGCTTTGGTGGCCAGAATTTCGGGGCGGCCAAAGCATTGTCGCAGCGTCGTCATTACTGCTTCGGGGTTGGCCGAGGTGTGGAGCAGCGCCTCCACCGCTTCGCGCGCAGTTCCGCGCAAACAGGAGCGCAGCCGCGCCATATTTTCTTGCGGCGTGAAATTATACGCGCGCGTCGATTCGGCGTAGGCAGCCTGGAACGGCAGCCACTCGCCCGCCGCACCGGAGAAAGCAGGCAACTCGTAGACCTGCCTCGGCGGCGGACGCACTCGTGCCATTTTTTCGAGGGCCTCGGCGAGCTTCTCGATCCCGCGTTGTCCGCTTGCACTTCGTTCGCGAGCAGGTGTAGCTGGCGGCGAATTGCGTCGCTTCGGTTCGAACGGGGGCGGCGGTGAGCGCCGCCGCGGCTCGTGCTTCGGTGGTGGCGGCGTCGGTTGATCCGCCGCGGTGCGCCGTAGCCAGTCATCCACCTTTGCGTGTGGTCCGGTGATGCTCCCGGCTTGTGCTCCGCTTCGATGCTAGCCAGCTTCTGGCGTAGCTTGGCCTTCACTCGCTCCTTTTGCAGCTCCAGTTCTTGCTGCTTGATGCGCAGGAGCTCCTCTTCGGCTTCCTCTTCAGCAAGCCGGATACGGATCGCCGTTGCATTTGATGCATGTGAAGGCACCGGCGACCTCGCACCGGCTTGCATCGCCGCCGGTTGTTCATAAAAGGCGACGGCTCGTTGTGGTCGCTCCTGGTTGGCAGCCCAGTCCATTGTTGGCTGCTCTCCTCCCCCATTTGGGTGTGGGGGGAGTACTCGATGGCTTCAAGTTGCGGGTTGTGTTGCACGCACGCTGCCCCCCATGGCCTCGCTGTTGCACCGTATCGGCGGTGTGGCTGGGCTGCGCGCCCAGCTCCCCCCCTCGGCCGCCGAGGTGCGCCTCACCGGGGCCGGGCCGCACGCCCAGCTCCCCCCCACGGCCGCCGAGTTGCGCCTCATCGGGGATGCGGCCGGGCTGCGCGCCCAGCTCCCCCCCTAGGCGGTAGTAGTCCTCTTCGGTCGATCGGATCGGCTGCATGCTCATGGCTCCCTCCCCGGCTCGGGTGAGCGGGGAAAGTAAACGGCGTCGCGACGTGTAGCGGCGATGGCGAGGTCACGCGGCGGCTCGCGTGTCGTCATCCGCGTCTCGGCGCGAGGAAGTACCGTGGGCGAGGCGGCGTCGCGGCGGACGATGCGTTCCAACTGCTGTTGCCAGATGTCGTCAGCGGTGGTCGTGGCAGTAGCAGCGGCGGTCGTCGTCGGAGCTCGTTCGGCGGCGGTTTGTTCTTCGGGCGGCGGGTGTGGCGGCGCTCTTCGCGGTCGCCCTGAGATCGGGTTACCACCATCTTCAGTCGATGTCTTCAgatccggctcgaaggaccaaaCACTGTCGTCGACAGACAGCTCGGGTTCACAGCGGGAGGTGCTTCGCAGTCCTCTGCGGTCGTTACGACGGGAGTAGGGCAACGAAAACACCTTCGATAAGTGGACTGTATTTATTGTACTGGTTCGTTCGTCGATTCGCGGTGGTAATCGGAGTCCGGTTCGAAATCGCGGTGGTCGGTCGGTAAGGCAGCAATCGGAGGTCCGTTGGAATAGCAGGGGTCGGTTCGCTTCGCTGGTCGCTGGTCGCTGGTCGCTTGCTCGCTGTAGGCTTCGTAGAGAGGAGCGCTTCGGGTCGCTGTCCGCGTCGAACTGCCTTATCGCTGCGGGCGGGCCTGTATTTATACCCGCGCGCCGGGGTATAAGCCCGCCCGTGATTGGCTATAATTCCCCGATAATCCAGGCGCTGTGATTGGTGGACCCAAATCACAAACGCACTGAATTACCGGGGAATTTTCGCTATCGCTACTTGGGTTTttcgcttttatttaattattactaatcgaTTTCGCTACAATTtgattcttaaactacttattctACTATTTACAATGATtcttaaaactatattattctAGTTTCGGGGCTGTCCGCAACACTACGAGTTAAGTCAAGGACGGACCACCGCAAACGTAAAAACCCGGCGACATTGTCATAATTGTTGATGAACAATGCCGAGAGGTACGTGGCCCAGAGGCGaagtaataaaaacttaccCCGGCCAGATGGCATAGTACGCGTAGTAGAAGCACGCACCGCGCCGGCCTCCTTCGTCGTCCTGCGTCTAGCTAGACTTATAAAAATTTCCGAAGCCTGAAGGTGTTAGCACACGTGGGGGAGAATGTCGGAAATAGGTTTAAGATATTTTGTAATATAGATATTTAGATTAGAattcgttttgtttttgtttactttattttcctatttttattgtgattgttgatttgtgtttgttacctgtatattttattaattatgtgcCATGTAATAGATATAaggttttatgaaaaaataaatgcatttgTCAGGCCACACTATACAGTAACAGAACTTACACACACTATCCCCACTCACATTACAACAATTCTCTCCTGGCTTCCCATTGTCCTCCCCGCGGCTCGATGCATGATCGACCGTGCTCCGCCTCCTCGCGCGCAGcgacaatattttaaataccgCGCCACATATTCCAACTCACTCGCCGCCCGACCCTACGCAGAACAACGCATACTAGTAATACTTTAATGCAGATGCACTTTATATGGAAGCAAGTtgtttcattaataataataatacagtccACCCTCAACAACTTATGTCTTACTTGCTTaagttatattatgtatatgttataacaataaattacgTTCATACGTTGTCATTTAAGTATAGATACGACTGTTAGTAGCGATCGATAGTCTTGAATAACAAATGAATAATTGGAGCTATCAATTAAGACTAACTGGACTGGTTCAGCTGTCAGTGCTGGCATATgtatagcaaataaaaaaataatatatatatatataaatatagctAGCTGTCTGTCAAATCAACTATCTTATTGATCAATATTAAAACAAGaacagaagaaaataaaatagttttgacAGATCACAGCAAGAAGCATtccaaaacaattaaattagcAATAACATTCATCACCATTTTAGCTTATTTTCAACAAAATGCAGAAGAAACAATTGTGGAAACAGATAGTTCATACAGTGGCATAGGAGCTTgtttaatacaaatacaaaacgGACAAAAGAAAGTGATAGAATACGCGATTCGTTGTTTGAAAGACACAGAAACAAGGTACCACATCAATGAACTCGAAGTAACAGCCGTACATTGGGCAATTGTGCATAAGTTCCGCATATATTTTACTAGTACAAAAATTACCTTAGTAACAGACAGTTATACAACAGCGTATGTAGTCAACAAGTCTAAAATGAATCGAAAATTTGCAAGATATGTAGTAGATCTAGCCCCATTTGACTTCACACCTATTCATAGACCAGGAAAGCAAAATTGTATAGCAGATCATTTATCTCGTTACCCATTAGAAGAAATGTGTATGATGGTAATTTCAAGTAATcaggaaaaattaaaacaagctCAAGAAAAAGACAGTTTTATAAAGTTAATTTGTTCGAAATTACAACAAGAACCAACAACTCATCATTTACAACAAATACAAGAAAAATACAAGTTAGAAAATGGAATTTTATTACACATCAATAGTGAAGAACCTTTTTACAAAGACAAAATTGTTGTACCGCAAAATTTAAGATGGTCAATTTTGAATATAACACATAACGAAGGTGGACATTTAGATTTTAAATCAACAATAGCAAGATTAAAGCAAAAATATTGGTGGAAAACAATGCATAAAGATGTCAAAAATTACACGAAATCATGTATAGTTTGTGCTAGTACGAACAGAAGAACAAAATTTGCATACGGTTTCATGGGCACAAGACCTATACCAGAGTTACCAATAGATGTCATTTCAGCTGATCATATTGTTGCATTACCACAAACAAGTTCAGGAAATTTATATATATTggtccagtgctggttttcaactagcgatatgctgagccgggacctttttatagcggcaacacttctttttgttatatttactaatttatgtttcattgctgttataaataaattattttctttcttttctttctttcatattgaTCATGCTACAAGATATATCATGGCAAAACCCACAAGCTCATTATCAGCGAAAGATGTCATTGACACCATTGAAAATGACATTATATACACATATGGCCCACCATTGACTTACATCTCAGATAAAGCCCCATGTTTCATGAGCCAGGCAACACAAAGATTTTTcacaaaatatgaaatagaaCATTTACCAACAACACCATATACAGCCCAGAGTAATGGATTAGTTGAACGGGCAAATGCCAATATCATTGCCACCTTGACTAAAATGGCATTAGAGAACAAAACAGATTGGGACAAGTTACTACCAAACGCTCTGTTAATTATAAATAcagcaaaacaaaaaactacAGGTTTCTCACCATTTTACTTACTACATGGATATCACCCTAGAATACCACCAAATGAAATTCACATAGGAACAGTACAGGAAGAAATAGAACGAACACATCAGTTAGAATTGTTAGCAGAAGCTAGACAAATAGCAATTAACAACATTCAAGAAcaacattataaaaacaaaacaaaatttgatCTAAGAAGAATAGGGCATAACTTCAAGCCAGGTGAATATGTACTATATGCATGGCCACAACCTCAAGATGATAAGATAACTCCAAAATTTAAAGGCCCATACCAAATTATTAGACAAATTGGATCAGTATGTTATGAAATACAAAATGTCAAGAAAccaagtcaaaaaaaaatagtacatgtACAATTCCTAAAACCTTTATCCCCACCTCCAATCCTAGACTCTTTTTCAGCTTTTTCAGCacagtatgatgatgatgaccaaccCCATGATGACCAGTTCTATAATGACTAACCCTATGATGACCAGATGGATGACAACAACACTTCGGAACCTCACACAAGGCAATATATAACTAAGAGGACGCATCACACATCATACCTATCAAGTATGATAACATTAGTAACTAACTACCGGACTAGACAATATATAATTCCATAATATAATCTATGTACTTGAAGTCTTAGATATCAACGTTTGCatttcttataaattttaacACTAAAATAGgatattaaaattttgaaaataacttagtagcaatttaaataatttagaaaaatgtaACTATCAGtttaaagtatgaaaaaaaagaaaggttaAGAATGAGTAAAAGCGAAGCGCCAGAAAGTGTAAATACATTGTATCTGCTGTAAATATGTCCATACCTAGACTAAGTGTACATATAgagtatttgtaaaaataataataagttcaaAGTAATAGTAAGTTTCAAAGCATGAGACAAATTTTAATTACAACATTGTCACTCAGAACATGTCACATgtcatgaaaataaaacaacagtAGATTAGATCAATCAAGTATATTTTGCATGAATGTACATtaccttgtaaataaatgtaaacagcTAATTTTGAAGGAAACTTagtctaaataaaattaaaattaggaaAAATTAACTTAACAAACTTATGAGTGTAAATAACAATACAAACAGATTCCAATGAACTAAGcatgtaaaaattaaaacaggtgtaaataaaatcaattaattaagggcagaaaatgtataataataaataaaggcaaaagttgtatatatatattaaaaatgtaaaaaaaaaaatcaaatatacCCTATGGCAGTTGCATAGCaggattgtaaataaaataaagtaggaAGGTTAAATGCATGGAAATAGTATGTACATAGTAACATAGTTaagaaaaccaaaaaaaatataaaaacgtaaaagtaaataaaaacaataaatttgaaaatataaaaaataaaaaaatccatagTTGTAAAGGTAGATTGTATATTGTAAGGTAAGGTGACCAAGAATGGTTAATTTAGAGTCACAGAATGATTTTGTAAATACATAGCCATAGACAGTAAGATGATAACTCAAAAACAATCACATTGTATATAAGGAAAGTTGATTATTAACCGAACAAAGATTGAAGTTGTATTGTTGAAGtcagtaaaatttaaaagtattgTAACATACATAGGACAGATTAAAAGTTTCAAGTAAAATAAGATTGACATTTAAAAGTAAGTTTAGAGTTGAAAATTGTATAACAGTAAATAACTTAGTATGTTTTAAGTAATATAGTAACTTCAGTTTCAGGCCCgcccaataataataaatgaataatagtagtttaaaaacattgttattgtagaagtttgttttgaagaattaaaaaaaaatatatatatatatatatatatattatatatatatatatatatataatatatacatatattgtaAACTTAAAAGCATGTAAGGGTgaaatgtaattgaaaataaagattaattttaaattaaatttcaaaggGCATGTAAGGGCAATACCGACAGAGATAGCAAGATTCTCATAATTGTAGATGAGTGAAGGAGACAAATAAAGAACACTTCCAAGATGTCTGATTTTTAATTAGCAACACATATCCCAGGATTTNNNNNNNNNNNNNNNNNNNNNNNNNNNNNNNNNNNNNNNNNNNNNNNNNNNNNNNNNNNNNNNNNNNNNNNNNNNNNNNNNNNNNNNNNNNNNNNNNNNNtaagctgtaaaagccgtctgaggctaacagcaacagtccatccgaaaaaaaaaaaaaaaaaaaaaaaaaaaaaaaaaagttgttccACAACACATATCGAAACACTCTAGCCATTTGCTGAAAGCGTCGACCACCACAAGGTATGTATTCTGAGACAACCGACATGTAGTCCAGATGTATACGCACCCAAGGCGCGGGGGGCCGCGGCCAGGgctgcggcggcgcgcgcggcggcgccgggCGCAGCGTCGCGCACACGCGGCACGCGCCCACCGTCTGCTCGATGTCGCGGTCGACACCCGGCCACCACACCCGTGATCGTGCAACACTCTTTGTTCGGACTATGCCTGATGAGTTCGATGTAACTCCTGCAGTATGTCCTTCCTGTGCACTGTGGGAATCACGACCCTGTGACCTCGTAGAAGACAACCATCTTCTACCTCCAGGTCTGTTTTCACTGGAAATAaggtaaaacatttttacatactATTTTTCGCGGCCAACCATGATTGACATATTTGATTACGGTTCTAAGAACATTGTCGCTCGCAGTCGCTTGTCGTTGGTCTCTGTATGTAACGGGTAGTCCTTCCAACTGGAGCGAATTTAAAGCCGGAGCCCAATGTTCAACATCTTCGTGATGTTCCGACTCACGCTGATCCAACGGATTCCTTGAAAAGAAATCTGCGACTGGATTTTCTTTGCCCGAAGTAtactgtattttaaaattatatgcaGAAAGAAAAACTGCATATCTAACCAACCGCGATGCAGTCGTAACAGAAATACCGCCTTTTTTACAAATATTGCCACAACGGTTTATGATCGGTTTTTAAAAAAAGGATCACGTCGGCCATACAAATATTGGTGGAAGCGTTTAAACACCGAAGACAATAGCCGGCTTCCTTTTGTAATTGGCTATAATTACGTTCGCTCTGCAACAGTGACCGGAACCGAAAGCCAGCGGACGCTCTCGCCCAGCGGCGTCAACGGTGGCCAGCACGGCGCCCAGGCCGGCCGGGCCCGCGTCCACGGTCAGCACCAGCTGCGCCGCCGGGTCGAAGTGCGCGAGCACGCGCGAGCTGCTGAGCTCGCGTTTCATTCCATCGAAGGCCGCCTGCTGCCGTTCCGTCCACTCCCACCGCGCACCCTCACGCAATAGCTCGTGGAGTGGAGCTAGGATAGACGACGCGTTGGGAACAAAATTGCGATAGTAATTTGCCATACCCAAGAAGCGTTTTAAATCAGTTATGTTAGTGGGCTTGGGTACTTTGACAATGGCCTCTACCTTTTTTGGAGACTTTTGCAAACCGTCCTTGCTAATAATGTGACCCAAATAAGTTACACTATCCTGAAAAAAAGGAACATTTGCTTTGTTCTAATCTGAGACCAGATTCTTGAAATCGTTGGAATACTTTTTCCAACCGCTCCAAATGTAAGGCTTTAGTCGGACCTGTCACACAAACGTCATCTAGGAAAACTGTCACACCATCTATTCCGCCAAAAGGTTTTCAATAGTGCGCTGAAAAATCGCCGGGGCGCACGCTAAGCGAAAACTAACCTCTTATATTTGAATAACCCTTTGGTGGTATTGATGGTGGTAAGTTTTTGCGATTCCTCTGAAAGCCTCAACTGATTATACGCCTGACTACAGTCTAACTTGGAGTATTGCTGACCATTGCTCAGCTTAGCAAAAATCTCTTCTATCCTTGGTAGAGGATATTTGTCAacgtaaaatatcatttttaatgtAACCGAGTAATCCGCACAAACTCTGATACTACCATTGGACTTGGGCACCGGAACAATCGGAGTTGCATAATCCGAGTGGTTCACGGGCTCCAGTATGCCGACCTCAACCAACCTCTCGAGCTCGGCCTCCACCTTGTCCTTGATCGCAAACGGTAATGGACGCGCTTTGCAAAACTTGGGCGTCGCACCTTCCTTCAACTGTAAAGTAACGTCAGCACGCGTATAGCAACCTAATTCCTTACTAAACAATCCTTTGTATTTTTCAACCAAATTTCGCACTTCTAAGTTATCACCAGATGCCAagtcaattttgttatttatcgAAGTTATACATAATTCGAATTTTGCCATAAAATCTCCCCTAATAGCGGGGGACCACCATGTTCGACGACAAAAACTTAAGTTTATGTGTCATACCATTGTACGCTACTTTAGTGATGAAATACCCAGAGGCTTAATTTTGGCCATTGTAAAAGCACATAcgaatgttacatttaaataattgcTTGTGAGCAAAATGTGACAAATACAATTCCTTTGAAATAACATGGTACTAGACCCAGAGTCGATTTCCATTTTCAGTTTTGTACTACAATTTACCACGATTGTTACGAAATAAGGTTCGCTGTCTACACACCTCAAATTAAACAGCTGACACTCCTTACATTCCGGCAGTCTACTGCCACAGGCGCCTCGTCCGAACTCGAATCCGTTTCCAAGTTGATattcttgaccggtttttcctTTGAACCGCACATTTTCTTCAGGTGGCCTTTTCTTTGCACCTTTGGCAGCGGTAATTCTTGTAGCGGCACCTCTCAGCTGCATGACCCTTCATGCCGCACACTGCGCAACGATTCGGCGAAGTCTGTCTTCGTTGAGCCGCGCCGGCTCGATCTGCGCCGGACCACAACAGCGGTTCTTCCTTCATAGCAGCGGCGGGTGAAAAAGCTCTCGGCGCCGTAGCCCTCGCCTCCCGCGCGGTGACTGTTTGCTTCGCTATTTCTAGCGCTTTTGCAAACGTAAGCTTGCTGGCGTCTTGCTCGCAGAGTCGGTCTCGTACAGATCCAGTTTGAGCCCGAGTACAAATCTGTCCCGATATACCTTATCCAGGCAGTCTCCGAAGGCACAATGCACGGCTAAGCCTCGCAATCGAGCTGCCCAATCCTCGACAGATTCTTCCTCTGCTTGCACTGCGTTATAAAAGTTACCTAAGTCCGCAAAGGTCGCCCGCGTTGGAGTCAGGTGCTTGTCCAGAAAGTCTACCAACTCATCAAAAGTCGAGGTTTCTACCTCCTTCGGATGACTTAGATTCCGTAATAATAAGTACGCATCATCCGATAAATGAGTGATCAAAACAGCACGCTTTTTTTCCTCGGCCTTAATGTCATTCAGGCTTAGAAACTGTTTTACCCGGTTTCGAAATATTTCCCACTCTTGACTTCTCGGGTCGAAACATGGTAGGGTTCCAATACTCATCGTCGCCAGTTGATAGATATGGAAATACTAGGAATAATACCAGGAATCAGATCAAACACATTTCTTAGGAACGCTGTTTATTCCATGACAATCTGTCAT is part of the Choristoneura fumiferana chromosome 26, NRCan_CFum_1, whole genome shotgun sequence genome and encodes:
- the LOC141443123 gene encoding uncharacterized protein, translated to MSMQPIRSTEEDYYRLGGELGAQPGRIPDEAQLGGRGGELGVRPGPGEAHLGGRGGELGAQPSHTADTVQQRGHGGQQQPTMDWAANQERPQRAVAFYEQPAAMQAGARSPVPSHASNATAIRIRLAEEEAEEELLRIKQQELELQKERVKAKLRQKLASIEAEHKPGASPDHTQSASGQRGIEKLAEALEKMARVRPPPRQVYELPAFSGAAGEWLPFQAAYAESTRAYNFTPQENMARLRSCLRGTAREAVEALLHTSANPEAVMTTLRQCFGRPEILATKALDDLKKLPRLGSTATEINAFAVKLQNIVSVLSSIDQHGYLASPLLVRDVMEKLSPHLRSRFGDFASEQMTMEPQIILLSRFLMREADRALRFSYTTVEATAAAAATTLTFRRDAARPAPRPTPMRGPTPRAAPRAPVYATEGDDARRCLCCGGGHPTTRCKRITNMEVNDRWQWARDNRVCFRCMDQQHRRETCRARTCEVNGCRHVHHPLLHASAAKVPRHPEARRERTPPRGQAPQSPTTLASEPTVGPAPIPEKQTVTTVSNEDGKSPVLLKMCRVRVSGPSGTVDTFALLDDGSTVTLIDEDLARTIGASGPAVPMQMRGIASNTELPNSRRVNITVQGHGEAYKIAARTVDNLRIHTQRLGQEVTRYRHLSGLNDACYDEAIPRLLIGADNWHLMLVHETRTGKRRQPAAVRTALGWVIYGSVPRAIRAGGPTEDVLYVYNVRDDATDKLVQRHFAIDALGVSLATKPRPAEERAKRLFEATVKFHGDHYEVGLPWITDEVQTPASYATALQRFKGIERKMRRDANFAQEYAAQVTNLIAKGYAEPATEADARHPRAWVLPHFAVRNPNKPGKLRLVFDAASRSQGRCLNDFLLEGPDLLKSLPGILLRFREGRYAVTADIKEMFLRVKIRPEDRPAQLFLWREPGENQPKLMKMTSMIFGAASSPFLAHSVRNHNAERHAPEFPQALYAITSSHYMDDLVDSYATEEEAVDVATAVNEVHLRAGFELRGWNTNSPKLERRIEPELRATAPATLVRGRKYWGSSGTQEATHSGSTPQ